From Nocardioides daedukensis, the proteins below share one genomic window:
- the argF gene encoding ornithine carbamoyltransferase, whose product MTRHLLRDDDLSPAEQAEVLALAARMKADPFGEVVGKPLAGPRTVAMIFDKPTLRTQSSFAAGIAELGGNPLPINGDLAQIGVRESVEDVARVLGRQAAQIVWRTNDQSKLDAMAQWSGVPVINALSDDFHPCQLLADLLTITERKGRLAGLTATFVGDGACNMGNSWLIAGATAGMHVVVSSPQGYEPAAEMVARAQQIGEQTGGSARLEREVGAAVDGADVVITDTWVSMGKEGESQARLQALAPYALTSDLMGKAGADAIAMHCLPAYRGKEIDAELIDGPDSVVWDEAENRRHAQKAVMAWLQEQDGRSAS is encoded by the coding sequence ATGACCAGGCACCTGTTGCGAGACGACGACCTGTCTCCGGCCGAGCAGGCCGAGGTGCTCGCGCTGGCTGCACGGATGAAGGCCGATCCCTTCGGCGAGGTCGTCGGCAAGCCGCTGGCCGGTCCGCGCACCGTCGCGATGATCTTCGACAAGCCGACGCTGCGCACGCAGTCCTCCTTTGCTGCCGGGATCGCGGAGCTGGGCGGCAACCCGCTCCCGATCAACGGCGACCTGGCCCAGATCGGCGTACGCGAGTCGGTCGAGGACGTCGCGCGAGTGCTGGGACGACAGGCCGCGCAGATCGTCTGGCGCACCAACGACCAGTCGAAGCTCGACGCGATGGCGCAGTGGTCCGGGGTGCCGGTGATCAACGCGCTCAGCGACGACTTCCACCCCTGCCAGCTGCTGGCCGACCTGCTCACCATCACCGAGCGCAAGGGTCGCCTGGCCGGCCTCACCGCGACCTTCGTCGGCGACGGTGCGTGCAACATGGGCAACTCGTGGCTGATCGCCGGCGCCACGGCCGGCATGCACGTGGTGGTCAGCTCGCCGCAGGGCTATGAGCCGGCGGCCGAGATGGTCGCCCGCGCCCAGCAGATCGGTGAGCAGACCGGTGGCTCGGCCCGCCTCGAGCGTGAGGTCGGAGCCGCGGTCGACGGTGCGGACGTGGTGATCACCGACACCTGGGTGTCGATGGGCAAGGAGGGCGAGTCACAGGCACGACTGCAGGCGTTGGCCCCCTATGCACTGACCAGTGACCTGATGGGCAAGGCGGGTGCTGACGCCATCGCGATGCACTGTCTGCCGGCCTATCGCGGCAAGGAGATCGACGCCGAGCTGATCGACGGCCCCGACAGTGTCGTGTGGGACGAGGCAGAGAACCGTCGCCATGCCCAGAAGGCAGTGATGGCATGGCTCCAGGAACAGGACGGACGGAGCGCCTCGTGA
- a CDS encoding arginine repressor, protein MTEFGTTPLTKNARQQLIVDLLSTKEIKSQVELAEHLAERGVHATQATLSRDLVELDAVKVRARQGGLVYAVPAEGGDRTPATVGESVAANARLSRLCTELLVSAEGSANMAVLRTPPGGAQYLASAFDKAEIGDVLGTIAGDDTVLVISRDPAGGAELARRFLALASDARTS, encoded by the coding sequence GTGACCGAGTTCGGCACCACGCCGCTGACCAAGAACGCGCGCCAGCAGCTGATCGTGGACCTGCTCTCCACCAAGGAGATCAAGTCACAGGTCGAGCTGGCCGAGCACCTCGCCGAGCGCGGCGTGCACGCCACGCAGGCGACGTTGTCCCGTGACCTGGTCGAGCTCGACGCGGTCAAGGTGCGCGCCCGCCAGGGCGGGTTGGTCTATGCGGTCCCCGCCGAAGGTGGTGATCGCACCCCGGCGACGGTGGGCGAGAGCGTCGCAGCCAACGCACGACTCTCGCGACTGTGCACGGAGCTGCTGGTGAGCGCGGAGGGGAGCGCCAACATGGCCGTCCTACGCACTCCTCCCGGTGGGGCGCAATATCTCGCCAGTGCCTTCGACAAGGCGGAGATCGGCGACGTGCTCGGCACCATCGCAGGCGACGACACCGTGCTGGTGATCAGCCGCGACCCGGCCGGCGGTGCCGAGCTCGC
- a CDS encoding acetylornithine transaminase — MSTNAGSAQAWQERYAASLMNTFGAPKLVLARGEGSRVWDVEGNEYLDFLGGIAVNSLGHAHPALVEAVTAQLSTLGHTSNFFATAPQIELAEKLLALLGAQGSGKVFFSNSGTEANEAAFKLTRRTGRTHVVAMEQAFHGRTMGALALTAKEAYRTPFAPLPGEVTFVPFGDVDALRAAVTDKTAAVVLEPVQGEAGVNPAPAGFLEAAREITTASGALLWIDEIQTGVGRTGAWFAHASSGVVPDIVTLAKGLGGGIPIGATLALGAAADLLQPGNHGTTFGGNPVASAAALAVLATIETDGLLDHARTVGTQLRKGLLADDRVVETRGDGLLIGLDLCEDKSAEVVAAGFAAGFILNNPTPNRIRLAPPLVLTSDEAAALIDAWPGILDAAGVVAP; from the coding sequence ATGAGCACCAACGCCGGATCCGCCCAGGCCTGGCAGGAGCGGTACGCCGCCTCCCTGATGAACACGTTCGGTGCGCCCAAGCTTGTGCTCGCCCGCGGCGAGGGCTCGCGGGTGTGGGACGTGGAGGGCAACGAATACCTCGACTTCCTCGGTGGCATCGCCGTGAACTCCCTGGGCCACGCCCACCCGGCGCTCGTCGAGGCGGTGACCGCCCAACTGAGCACGCTCGGACACACGTCGAACTTCTTCGCGACGGCTCCGCAGATCGAGCTGGCCGAGAAGCTGCTGGCGTTGCTCGGCGCCCAGGGGTCGGGGAAGGTCTTCTTCTCCAACTCAGGCACAGAGGCCAACGAGGCAGCTTTCAAGCTGACCCGGCGCACCGGGCGCACGCACGTCGTCGCGATGGAGCAGGCGTTCCACGGGCGGACCATGGGTGCCCTCGCGCTCACCGCCAAGGAGGCCTATCGGACGCCGTTCGCCCCGCTCCCGGGTGAGGTCACGTTCGTGCCCTTCGGTGACGTCGACGCGCTCCGCGCCGCGGTGACCGACAAGACCGCGGCCGTCGTCCTCGAACCCGTCCAGGGCGAGGCCGGGGTCAACCCCGCGCCGGCGGGCTTCCTCGAAGCCGCCCGGGAGATCACCACGGCCTCGGGGGCCCTGTTGTGGATCGACGAGATCCAGACCGGAGTGGGTCGCACCGGCGCCTGGTTCGCGCACGCGTCGTCCGGTGTCGTCCCCGACATCGTCACACTCGCCAAGGGACTCGGCGGGGGCATCCCGATCGGAGCCACGCTGGCACTCGGTGCCGCGGCGGACCTGCTGCAGCCGGGCAACCACGGGACCACCTTCGGTGGCAACCCCGTCGCCTCGGCCGCTGCGCTCGCCGTGCTGGCCACCATCGAGACCGACGGCCTCCTGGACCACGCCCGCACCGTCGGAACCCAGCTGCGCAAGGGTCTGCTCGCCGACGACCGGGTGGTCGAGACGCGCGGCGACGGCCTCCTGATCGGGCTCGACCTGTGCGAGGACAAGTCCGCCGAGGTGGTCGCGGCAGGGTTCGCCGCCGGCTTCATCCTGAACAACCCGACACCGAACCGGATCAGGCTGGCCCCGCCGCTGGTGCTCACCAGTGACGAGGCCGCCGCGCTGATCGACGCCTGGCCGGGCATCCTCGACGCAGCGGGTGTGGTCGCGCCATGA